In the genome of Marinobacter antarcticus, one region contains:
- a CDS encoding phosphatidylglycerophosphatase A family protein yields the protein MSQEDQWPEPDLPQAILPPGFLKNPVHLLAFGFGSGAAPRAPGTWGSLAAIPLWYGFAWLPPVAYWFVVGMAFVVGIWLCGKTAADLKVHDHGGIVWDEFVGMWITLGLFPEHIYGVLLAFLIFRFFDVLKPWPINWLDERLPGGLGIMVDDVVAGVMALLCLFAIDVWLMPYIL from the coding sequence ATGAGCCAGGAAGATCAGTGGCCGGAGCCGGATTTACCTCAGGCTATTCTGCCGCCGGGGTTTCTGAAAAATCCTGTACACCTTCTAGCCTTCGGGTTTGGTAGCGGTGCCGCGCCCCGCGCTCCGGGAACCTGGGGCAGCCTGGCGGCGATTCCTTTATGGTACGGATTTGCCTGGTTGCCACCGGTTGCCTATTGGTTTGTTGTTGGGATGGCGTTCGTGGTGGGTATCTGGTTGTGCGGAAAAACAGCCGCTGACCTGAAGGTGCACGACCATGGCGGGATAGTATGGGATGAGTTTGTAGGGATGTGGATTACGCTGGGGCTCTTCCCTGAGCATATCTATGGTGTGTTGCTGGCGTTTCTGATTTTCAGATTTTTCGATGTTCTCAAGCCTTGGCCCATCAATTGGCTGGATGAGCGGTTGCCTGGCGGGCTAGGGATCATGGTGGACGACGTGGTTGCGGGTGTTATGGCACTGCTGTGCCTGTTCGCAATTGATGTCTGGCTGATGCCTTACATCCTTTAG
- the ispB gene encoding octaprenyl diphosphate synthase, translating to MTAQRIYDTVADDFSRVNDLIIQRLSSDVPLVEKIAQYIIESGGKRLRPLLVLLSSRAAGYNKDEHLKLAAVIEFLHTATLLHDDVVDTSDMRRGRSTANAKWGNAPSVLVGDFLYARAFEMMVELQSLPIMNVLSHATAVIAQGEVMQLMNIKNPDLSEDQYMAVIHNKTAMLFEAAAHSGALLASADDAQEQALKNYGKHLGLAFQLVDDVLDYRGDAEAMGKNVGDDLAEGKTTLPLIHAMENSNEEDRQLIRQAIRKGGLDDLSRILKLVEASGALEYTMERARAEAAKASDTLNALAASPHKEALELLTQVAVARVS from the coding sequence ATGACAGCCCAGCGCATTTACGACACCGTGGCAGACGATTTCAGCCGCGTTAATGACCTGATCATCCAGCGACTTTCTTCGGACGTCCCTCTGGTAGAGAAAATAGCCCAGTACATCATTGAAAGCGGCGGTAAGCGCTTGCGGCCCTTGCTGGTTTTGCTTTCCAGTCGGGCCGCAGGCTATAACAAAGACGAGCATCTCAAACTGGCAGCGGTCATTGAGTTCCTGCATACCGCAACCCTTCTCCACGACGATGTGGTAGATACTTCCGACATGCGCCGGGGTCGAAGCACGGCCAACGCCAAGTGGGGGAATGCCCCCAGCGTGCTGGTAGGTGATTTCCTCTACGCCCGTGCGTTTGAGATGATGGTAGAGCTACAAAGCCTTCCTATTATGAACGTGCTGTCCCACGCCACTGCGGTGATCGCCCAAGGCGAGGTCATGCAACTGATGAATATCAAAAACCCGGATCTTTCCGAAGATCAGTACATGGCCGTCATCCACAATAAAACCGCCATGCTTTTCGAAGCAGCAGCCCATTCCGGCGCCTTACTCGCCAGCGCAGACGATGCGCAGGAGCAGGCATTGAAAAACTACGGCAAACATCTGGGCCTGGCCTTCCAGTTGGTGGACGACGTTCTGGATTATCGCGGTGATGCCGAAGCCATGGGCAAAAACGTCGGCGACGACCTGGCAGAAGGTAAAACCACCCTGCCGCTGATCCACGCCATGGAAAACAGCAACGAAGAAGACCGCCAGCTCATCCGCCAGGCTATCCGCAAAGGCGGGCTGGATGACTTGTCACGGATTCTCAAACTTGTTGAGGCATCCGGCGCACTGGAATACACCATGGAGCGGGCCAGGGCCGAGGCGGCCAAGGCCTCAGACACCCTGAACGCTCTTGCCGCCTCGCCCCATAAAGAAGCCCTGGAACTGCTCACCCAAGTCGCCGTGGCCCGAGTCAGCTAA
- the rplU gene encoding 50S ribosomal protein L21: MYAVIVSGGKQHRVKEGETLKLEKLEVETGGNVEFDRVLLIADGDNFKVGAPVVDGAKVTAEVVSHGRHDKIQIIKFRRRKHSMKRQGHRQWFTEVKITGIQG, encoded by the coding sequence ATGTACGCAGTTATTGTTAGCGGTGGTAAACAACACCGTGTTAAAGAAGGCGAAACTCTGAAGCTGGAAAAGCTGGAAGTGGAAACCGGCGGCAACGTCGAGTTTGACCGCGTTCTGCTGATCGCTGATGGCGACAATTTCAAAGTTGGCGCGCCGGTTGTTGATGGTGCCAAAGTCACTGCGGAAGTGGTTAGCCACGGCCGTCACGACAAGATCCAGATCATCAAGTTCCGTCGTCGTAAGCACTCAATGAAGCGTCAGGGCCACCGTCAGTGGTTTACTGAAGTCAAGATCACGGGTATTCAGGGCTAA
- a CDS encoding DUF6316 family protein, producing the protein MNTQIRSGEGGRIPFRSSRFFCVGNKWYFTTREGFDSGPFASRDRAEIGLKRFLHVVRMLPEEQQVH; encoded by the coding sequence ATGAATACCCAGATCAGATCAGGAGAAGGAGGACGCATCCCCTTTCGTAGCAGTCGGTTTTTCTGCGTTGGAAACAAATGGTATTTCACGACTCGGGAGGGTTTCGACAGCGGACCTTTTGCTTCCAGAGATCGAGCTGAAATCGGGCTAAAACGCTTCCTGCACGTGGTCAGGATGCTTCCGGAAGAACAGCAGGTACACTAA
- the cgtA gene encoding Obg family GTPase CgtA, with protein sequence MKFVDEATIIVEAGNGGNGCLSFRREKYVPRGGPDGGDGGDGGSVYLEAEDSLNTLVDYQFQRKHKAPGGEQGSGRNCTGTKGEDLVLPVPVGTTVVDVDTHEVLGDLTRIGQRLKVAQGGFHGLGNTRFKSSINRAPRQTSKGSEGELRNLRLELKVLADVGLLGMPNAGKSTFIRSVSAATPKVADYPFTTLVPNLGVVSVQMHQSFVIADIPGLIEGAAEGAGLGIRFLKHLVRTRLLLHLVDVAPYDGSSPTHAVNVIAHELEKFSETLASRERWLVLNKVDMVPEEDREAHCQAIVEELGWQGPVFSISALSGEGTKPLTQAVMRWIEERAEEEAENPEVAEQEAARRQRMDEEARVGIEEEKQARRAAREEVDDDVDDDDDHDVEVVYAPE encoded by the coding sequence ATGAAATTCGTAGACGAAGCCACAATCATCGTTGAAGCCGGCAATGGCGGAAACGGCTGCCTTAGTTTCCGGCGTGAAAAATACGTTCCCAGAGGTGGTCCCGATGGTGGCGATGGCGGCGACGGTGGCTCCGTATATCTCGAAGCAGAGGATTCGCTTAACACGCTGGTAGATTACCAGTTTCAGCGTAAGCACAAAGCGCCGGGCGGGGAGCAGGGTTCCGGGCGGAACTGCACCGGCACCAAAGGCGAGGATCTGGTGTTGCCAGTGCCGGTTGGCACCACGGTGGTTGATGTGGATACCCATGAGGTGCTTGGCGATCTGACCCGTATTGGTCAGCGCTTGAAGGTGGCTCAGGGTGGGTTCCATGGACTCGGTAATACTCGGTTCAAATCATCGATAAACCGTGCGCCCCGCCAAACGTCTAAAGGCTCTGAAGGTGAGCTCCGGAACCTGCGTCTGGAGCTGAAGGTTCTGGCAGACGTTGGCCTTCTGGGGATGCCCAACGCAGGTAAGTCTACCTTTATACGCTCTGTGTCAGCCGCTACGCCCAAGGTTGCAGATTATCCGTTTACTACGCTGGTGCCGAACCTGGGTGTGGTGAGCGTGCAGATGCATCAGAGCTTTGTTATTGCGGATATTCCCGGTTTGATTGAGGGCGCAGCAGAGGGTGCGGGCCTCGGCATTCGATTTCTGAAGCATCTGGTGCGCACTCGCCTACTATTGCACCTGGTGGACGTAGCCCCTTATGACGGTTCATCCCCCACCCATGCGGTAAATGTGATTGCTCACGAACTCGAAAAGTTCAGTGAAACTCTGGCCAGTCGGGAGCGTTGGCTGGTGCTGAACAAGGTCGATATGGTGCCGGAAGAGGATCGTGAGGCCCATTGCCAGGCGATCGTTGAGGAGCTTGGTTGGCAGGGGCCGGTATTTAGTATTTCAGCGTTAAGCGGCGAGGGCACCAAGCCGCTGACTCAGGCAGTTATGCGCTGGATTGAAGAGCGTGCCGAGGAAGAGGCGGAGAACCCTGAGGTTGCCGAACAGGAGGCCGCGAGGCGTCAGAGGATGGACGAAGAGGCTCGAGTCGGTATCGAGGAAGAAAAGCAAGCTCGCCGCGCGGCCCGTGAGGAAGTTGATGATGACGTCGACGACGATGATGATCACGATGTTGAAGTGGTTTATGCGCCAGAGTAA
- a CDS encoding DUF2057 family protein, translating into MGRALLPAVLLSVLVGCSSAVTKLETWEGNPATAVNASTLKAPGAIHVSRVNGRAMSNYLMDDLALDYALLPGENEVVFTYKTIWAKAGVVKNGESKVHVIESEPQVVRFEASPNETYRFEFDKPESRRQAEQVIPEFSAAIVGADGKVLAQSSKWSPADSTLAARTPVLGDQAANDEAWSNDGISSLSRLKAVWATATDEEKKAFLRWAFE; encoded by the coding sequence ATGGGGCGGGCGTTACTTCCAGCGGTGCTCCTCTCTGTATTGGTGGGCTGCTCATCGGCGGTTACCAAGCTTGAGACCTGGGAGGGCAACCCGGCCACTGCGGTGAATGCGTCTACGCTGAAAGCGCCTGGTGCTATTCATGTAAGCCGGGTTAATGGACGTGCCATGAGCAACTATCTGATGGATGACCTGGCGTTGGATTATGCGCTGCTTCCGGGTGAGAACGAGGTTGTATTCACTTATAAAACCATCTGGGCCAAAGCCGGAGTTGTGAAAAATGGTGAGTCGAAGGTTCACGTGATCGAGAGTGAACCACAGGTCGTGCGATTTGAGGCGAGTCCCAATGAGACGTATCGATTTGAATTCGACAAGCCGGAGTCCCGTCGGCAGGCAGAACAGGTGATTCCGGAGTTCTCTGCGGCAATTGTGGGGGCTGATGGTAAGGTGCTCGCCCAATCTTCAAAGTGGTCGCCCGCAGATAGCACTTTGGCAGCGCGAACGCCTGTGCTGGGTGATCAGGCTGCTAATGACGAAGCCTGGTCCAATGATGGTATAAGTTCGCTGAGCCGCTTAAAAGCCGTCTGGGCAACCGCTACGGATGAAGAGAAAAAAGCATTCCTGCGCTGGGCGTTCGAGTAG
- the rpmA gene encoding 50S ribosomal protein L27, with protein MAHKKAAGSTRNGRDSESKRLGVKRYGGESVSAGSIIVRQRGTRFHAGTNVGLGKDHTLFAKAGGQVKFEVKGPQNRKFVSIVPAAA; from the coding sequence ATGGCTCACAAAAAAGCAGCAGGTAGTACCCGTAACGGTCGCGATTCCGAGTCGAAACGACTTGGTGTGAAGCGCTACGGCGGCGAATCAGTATCTGCAGGCAGCATTATTGTTCGTCAGCGCGGAACCCGTTTCCACGCTGGAACAAATGTTGGCCTGGGCAAAGACCATACGTTGTTCGCGAAAGCAGGCGGCCAGGTCAAGTTCGAAGTAAAAGGTCCGCAAAACCGTAAGTTCGTAAGCATCGTTCCAGCTGCTGCGTAA
- the nusB gene encoding transcription antitermination factor NusB — MSDTEDTTSRPAPSGQPKAGDRRRARILAMQGLYQRHFTKSPISDIEAEFMVDNDMTKVDTLYFRDVLRGVHREQAELDKLIEPFLDRPLHEVDPVELAIVRVGAYELRYRLDVPYKVVINEGIELAKRFGGTEGHKFVNSVLDKLGRRLRLAEIRPR, encoded by the coding sequence ATGAGCGACACTGAAGATACAACATCCCGCCCGGCGCCATCAGGCCAGCCAAAAGCTGGCGATCGCCGTCGTGCCCGGATTCTGGCAATGCAGGGGCTTTATCAGCGCCACTTTACCAAGAGCCCGATTTCGGATATCGAAGCCGAGTTCATGGTCGACAACGACATGACCAAGGTCGATACCCTGTACTTCCGTGATGTCCTGCGCGGCGTCCATCGCGAGCAGGCAGAACTCGATAAGCTGATTGAGCCATTTCTTGATCGACCGTTGCATGAGGTCGACCCCGTGGAGCTTGCCATTGTTCGCGTGGGCGCCTATGAGTTGCGGTATCGCCTGGATGTGCCTTACAAAGTGGTGATCAACGAAGGCATAGAGCTGGCAAAGAGATTCGGTGGCACAGAGGGGCACAAGTTCGTTAACAGTGTGCTCGACAAGCTGGGCCGCCGTTTGCGCCTCGCCGAGATCCGTCCGCGCTGA
- a CDS encoding glutathione S-transferase family protein → MGLLVDGKWHDQWYDTGKTGGKFEREAARFRNWVTADGSPGLAGEGGFKAESGRYHLYVSLACPWAHRTLIFRKLKGLEAHISVSVVHPDMLENGWEFRSGEQAHRDDLYDFRFMHQVYTKAAPEYSGRVTVPVLWDKHKQTIASNESADIIRMFNSAFDGLDDVLSDVDFYPNALRAEVDAVNERVYHTVNNGVYKAGFATAQVQYEKAYSELFDSLGWLEARLSAQRYLAGSHLTEADWRLFTTLIRFDAVYYGHFKCNRQRISDFPALSGYLRELYQVPGVAGTVDIDQIKRHYYVSQRTVNPTQIVPVGPLLDFTAPHGRGDLS, encoded by the coding sequence ATGGGTCTTCTCGTCGACGGAAAATGGCATGATCAGTGGTATGACACCGGCAAGACCGGCGGTAAGTTTGAGCGAGAGGCGGCGCGGTTCCGGAACTGGGTAACGGCTGATGGCTCGCCGGGGCTGGCGGGTGAGGGTGGTTTTAAGGCTGAGTCGGGGCGTTATCATTTATACGTGTCCCTGGCCTGCCCATGGGCTCATCGGACGTTGATTTTCCGGAAGTTGAAGGGGCTTGAGGCCCATATTTCCGTGTCAGTTGTGCATCCGGACATGCTTGAGAACGGCTGGGAATTTCGCTCCGGTGAGCAGGCGCACAGAGATGATCTGTATGACTTCCGGTTTATGCACCAGGTGTACACAAAAGCAGCGCCGGAGTATTCGGGGCGGGTGACGGTTCCGGTGTTGTGGGATAAGCACAAACAGACCATTGCCAGTAATGAGTCGGCGGATATTATACGGATGTTTAATTCCGCGTTTGATGGCCTGGACGATGTGCTCAGCGATGTGGACTTCTATCCCAACGCGCTTCGTGCGGAGGTTGATGCCGTGAATGAGCGGGTTTACCACACGGTTAATAATGGTGTTTATAAAGCAGGCTTTGCGACGGCTCAGGTGCAGTATGAAAAGGCGTATTCCGAGCTGTTCGATTCACTGGGCTGGCTGGAGGCGCGATTGTCAGCGCAGCGTTATCTGGCGGGGAGCCATTTAACAGAAGCCGATTGGCGGTTGTTTACAACGCTGATTCGTTTTGACGCCGTGTACTACGGGCACTTCAAATGTAATCGCCAGCGTATCAGTGATTTTCCGGCGCTTTCAGGTTATCTGAGGGAGCTGTATCAGGTGCCCGGTGTGGCGGGGACGGTGGATATTGATCAGATCAAGCGGCACTATTACGTGAGTCAGCGTACCGTTAACCCTACGCAGATTGTTCCGGTGGGGCCGTTGCTTGATTTCACGGCGCCCCACGGGCGGGGAGATCTTAGCTGA
- a CDS encoding LysR substrate-binding domain-containing protein, producing MHTAITIDALKVLDAIDRKGSFAGAAAELFRVPSAISYTVQKLEEDLNVTLFDRSGHRAVLTPAGRYLLEEGRTLLDAAENLAHSTRQVAQGWETRLRIGFNSLLPAECLFPAIKEFCAMGIPVDVQVTEEVFAGTWDALQSRRVDLIIGADDISKPAGNFTCHILGKLAFVFAVSPDHPLANAEEPLSEDDICRFPAAVAADTSRSLPAGHAGIFQRQRTLTGTNIDHKIAMQKAGLGVGWLPKPRVKELLASGQLVEKQVCEPRQPVALQAARHADDKGKALIWFWQKLIDDPAVTDWLDK from the coding sequence ATGCACACAGCCATCACCATAGACGCCCTCAAAGTCCTCGACGCCATCGACCGCAAAGGCAGCTTCGCCGGTGCCGCCGCCGAACTCTTCCGGGTGCCATCGGCCATCAGCTACACCGTGCAAAAGCTCGAAGAAGACCTGAACGTAACCCTATTCGACAGAAGCGGACATCGGGCCGTGCTTACCCCTGCGGGCCGATACCTGCTCGAAGAAGGTCGAACCCTGCTTGATGCTGCCGAAAACCTTGCACACTCAACCCGGCAGGTCGCCCAGGGCTGGGAAACCAGACTGCGCATCGGATTCAACTCATTGTTGCCGGCGGAGTGCCTGTTTCCGGCCATAAAAGAGTTCTGCGCAATGGGTATTCCCGTTGACGTTCAGGTTACAGAAGAAGTTTTTGCCGGCACCTGGGATGCGCTCCAAAGTCGCAGGGTGGATCTTATTATTGGCGCCGACGACATCAGCAAACCCGCCGGAAACTTCACCTGCCATATCCTTGGCAAATTGGCCTTTGTTTTTGCGGTCTCTCCCGACCACCCGCTGGCAAATGCAGAAGAACCGCTGAGTGAAGATGATATCTGCCGCTTCCCGGCAGCGGTTGCCGCGGACACATCTCGCTCTCTACCCGCCGGCCATGCCGGCATCTTTCAAAGGCAGCGCACTCTGACGGGCACCAATATCGACCATAAAATTGCCATGCAAAAAGCAGGTCTCGGTGTGGGCTGGTTACCAAAACCTCGGGTGAAAGAACTTCTTGCTTCCGGCCAGCTCGTCGAAAAACAGGTATGTGAACCAAGACAGCCCGTCGCGCTCCAGGCCGCAAGACACGCAGACGATAAAGGTAAGGCCCTGATATGGTTCTGGCAAAAACTGATCGACGACCCGGCCGTAACAGACTGGCTGGATAAATAG
- the ribH gene encoding 6,7-dimethyl-8-ribityllumazine synthase, producing MADIKVIEGDFTQCSGRYALVVGRFNGFVVESLVSGAVDTLRRHGIADSDITLVRVPGAYEMPLAVKRVAETGGYDAIIALGAVIRGGTPHFEYVAGEAASGLGAVSLETDVPVTFGVLTVDSIEQAIERSGTKAGNKGAEAAITALEMVSLFKKLGE from the coding sequence ATGGCAGATATCAAAGTAATTGAAGGTGATTTTACCCAGTGCAGCGGCCGCTATGCGCTGGTGGTTGGCCGTTTTAACGGTTTTGTGGTGGAAAGTCTGGTAAGCGGTGCGGTCGATACCCTGCGCCGCCACGGTATTGCCGACAGCGACATCACTCTGGTGCGAGTGCCTGGGGCTTATGAAATGCCATTGGCCGTGAAGCGCGTTGCAGAAACTGGTGGTTACGACGCCATCATTGCTCTGGGTGCCGTTATTCGTGGTGGAACTCCGCACTTTGAATACGTGGCAGGCGAAGCTGCCAGTGGCCTCGGTGCGGTGAGCCTGGAAACAGACGTGCCGGTGACCTTTGGTGTGCTGACCGTAGATTCTATCGAACAGGCAATCGAGCGCTCCGGCACCAAAGCCGGCAACAAAGGCGCTGAAGCGGCTATCACAGCGCTGGAAATGGTCAGCCTGTTCAAAAAGCTGGGTGAGTAA
- a CDS encoding WS/DGAT/MGAT family O-acyltransferase — MRQLSELDASFLYLESEIAPMHIGSIYLFDASERETPLAFSTFVAYLRSRLHVVPVFRQRLKEIPLRLGRPYWIDDPDFSIERHLAYVSLGENSREASLMTLASRILEEPLKRDRPLWHITFVDGFRLGEEKDGKEGFALIVKLHHAAIDAFSGEEIIGKLLEYTPEPQRISAPRPWQPRPEPSEERVMIQAATNILRAPWRFASLAAGAAETTARGLIQKQLLKIPLPFPLFSAPHSPFNRQITANRKIVSANIELSRLKAIKAALGDVTLNDVVLGLCAETLRRYLGEQGADTGQSLIAMTPISVRSSTLRRTTGNQMSAMLLDLATNESDPARRIRRIHWNAVASEPYREAIAADRLTELLPSSMLALSARLYSELQIAQRYRPVFNLPITNVPGPQVPLYLQGAKLAQQYNAAPLFDSMGLVIVAVSYQGSLTLNFTICPDVVAQGDSLRNHVCESLEAIEEAAGDLDPEEMHTPLIETRNQTLLDDTISLLESALKKLTGRFRR, encoded by the coding sequence ATGCGGCAGCTATCCGAACTGGACGCTTCCTTCCTATACCTCGAATCCGAGATCGCGCCGATGCATATCGGTAGCATCTACCTCTTCGATGCCAGCGAGCGGGAAACGCCTCTGGCGTTCAGTACCTTTGTTGCTTATCTGCGGAGCCGTCTTCACGTAGTGCCCGTTTTCCGCCAGCGCCTGAAGGAAATACCCCTTCGTCTGGGCCGGCCATACTGGATTGATGATCCTGATTTCAGCATTGAAAGGCACCTGGCCTATGTAAGCCTTGGCGAAAACAGCCGGGAAGCCAGCCTGATGACGCTTGCATCGAGGATTCTCGAAGAGCCTCTGAAGCGGGATCGCCCGCTTTGGCACATAACCTTCGTGGATGGTTTTCGGCTGGGCGAAGAGAAAGATGGAAAAGAAGGCTTCGCACTCATCGTCAAACTACATCATGCAGCCATTGATGCCTTCAGTGGCGAGGAAATCATCGGCAAACTGCTGGAGTACACGCCGGAACCGCAACGGATCAGCGCGCCACGCCCCTGGCAACCGCGTCCAGAGCCTTCAGAAGAACGGGTAATGATCCAGGCCGCTACCAACATCCTGCGCGCACCCTGGCGATTCGCCTCGCTGGCAGCAGGCGCTGCGGAGACAACTGCCCGGGGGCTGATCCAGAAGCAGCTGCTAAAAATCCCCCTGCCATTTCCCTTGTTTTCCGCACCTCACAGCCCATTCAACCGGCAGATCACGGCCAATCGCAAAATCGTATCCGCCAACATTGAATTATCCCGCCTCAAAGCGATCAAGGCGGCACTGGGTGATGTCACACTTAATGATGTGGTGCTGGGGCTTTGCGCGGAAACACTACGACGATATCTTGGCGAGCAGGGGGCAGACACGGGCCAGTCTCTGATTGCCATGACTCCCATCTCGGTGCGCTCAAGCACTCTGCGCAGAACCACCGGAAACCAGATGTCTGCCATGCTGCTGGACCTTGCCACTAACGAATCCGATCCGGCCCGGCGCATTCGCAGGATTCACTGGAACGCGGTGGCCTCAGAGCCATACCGGGAAGCCATCGCGGCAGACCGGCTCACAGAGCTTTTACCTTCAAGCATGTTGGCATTGTCAGCACGGCTGTATTCGGAGCTGCAGATTGCCCAGCGCTATCGGCCTGTGTTCAACCTGCCCATTACCAACGTGCCCGGCCCCCAAGTGCCCCTGTACTTGCAGGGCGCGAAACTGGCGCAGCAATATAATGCCGCACCGCTGTTCGACAGCATGGGGCTGGTTATTGTTGCCGTGAGCTATCAGGGCAGCCTGACACTCAACTTTACCATCTGCCCCGATGTCGTGGCCCAGGGCGATTCGCTCCGGAACCATGTCTGTGAAAGCCTGGAAGCCATCGAGGAAGCCGCCGGCGATCTGGATCCGGAGGAGATGCACACGCCTCTCATAGAAACCCGGAACCAGACACTGCTTGACGATACAATAAGCTTACTGGAAAGCGCGCTGAAGAAGCTTACGGGCCGCTTCAGGCGATAA
- the thiL gene encoding thiamine-phosphate kinase yields the protein MGEFELIRQYFMPLARLHGPHSLLVGPGDDCAIQQVPSGSDLVFSIDTLVVGVHFPLSYRPDYLGWRSLAVAASDLAAMGADPTCFTLALTLPEADEVWLRDFAFGLGKAAESFGLVLAGGDTTRGPLALSLQVHGLVPHGAAIRRSGARPGDLIVVSGTLGDAGAALDYLEALSPSTDEEFVLERYHHPEPRLTLGVALRSLATAAIDVSDGLLADLGHILEASSVGASIERARLPVSPALKRLKGLAAQDYALHSGDDYELCATIPEASWAGAPSSLKQQLTVIGVIESARGLRLDGAAVGSEADAVGFDHFRRKS from the coding sequence ATGGGTGAATTTGAGCTGATCCGGCAGTATTTTATGCCGTTAGCCCGTTTGCACGGCCCCCACTCACTCCTTGTGGGGCCGGGCGACGACTGTGCCATCCAGCAAGTTCCCTCCGGTTCTGACCTGGTTTTTTCTATTGATACGCTGGTTGTGGGTGTGCATTTCCCCCTCAGCTATCGCCCTGATTATCTTGGCTGGAGATCGCTTGCGGTGGCCGCCAGCGATCTTGCCGCAATGGGTGCTGATCCAACCTGCTTTACTCTTGCTCTGACTTTGCCCGAGGCTGACGAGGTCTGGTTGCGTGACTTTGCTTTCGGGCTTGGAAAGGCTGCGGAGTCTTTCGGGCTAGTGCTTGCCGGTGGTGACACAACCCGCGGTCCTCTGGCTTTGAGTTTGCAGGTACACGGTCTGGTCCCACATGGGGCTGCCATCCGTCGTTCCGGTGCCAGGCCAGGTGATCTGATTGTGGTATCCGGCACCCTGGGTGATGCCGGCGCTGCATTGGACTACCTCGAAGCACTGAGCCCCTCCACGGATGAGGAGTTTGTGCTTGAGCGCTACCATCATCCTGAGCCGAGACTGACGCTGGGCGTAGCCCTGAGGAGCCTCGCGACTGCCGCTATTGATGTATCCGACGGTTTGCTGGCAGACCTTGGCCATATCCTTGAAGCTTCCTCGGTCGGCGCGAGTATTGAGCGTGCCCGGTTGCCAGTGTCGCCTGCACTCAAACGTTTAAAAGGCCTTGCTGCCCAGGATTATGCTCTGCACTCCGGAGATGACTACGAGCTTTGTGCGACCATTCCTGAGGCAAGCTGGGCTGGGGCGCCTTCGTCACTGAAGCAGCAGCTCACGGTTATCGGCGTGATTGAGTCGGCGCGGGGTTTGCGTCTTGATGGCGCTGCTGTAGGGTCAGAAGCTGATGCCGTGGGGTTTGACCATTTCAGGAGAAAATCATGA